In the genome of Bacillus sp. S3, one region contains:
- a CDS encoding ABC transporter permease, translating to MLKYSIKRFLQAIPLLFIISVICFTLIQLAPYDAVDAMTTPNMSKETIELIKASYGLDQPAYIQYLYWVKGIVSGEWGYSIVTHESITNDLSVRIPNTILLVLPAYLLALILSIILGLIAGANKGKWADKIIDGLSSFGIAIPSFWMAMILVFIFGYQLNIFPILGMHTIGNEDSFADLLSHMVLPCTVLILSFMPELVRYVRSSTIGQLSEDYVMVQQAYGAASSWILFKHVLRNVLLPIITIVGMSLPMLVTGAVVTETVFGWPGIGTYFVKAIQGFDYPVVMAIMLLSSTLVIIGNLVSDLLYSIVDPRIKGMGE from the coding sequence TTGTTAAAGTACAGTATTAAACGATTTTTACAGGCAATTCCTTTGTTATTCATTATTTCGGTTATTTGTTTTACACTCATTCAATTAGCTCCATACGATGCAGTTGATGCAATGACAACACCAAACATGTCGAAGGAAACCATTGAATTGATTAAAGCAAGCTATGGATTAGATCAGCCTGCCTATATTCAGTATCTATATTGGGTAAAAGGAATAGTTAGCGGTGAATGGGGCTACTCCATTGTGACACATGAAAGCATTACAAATGATCTTTCAGTCAGAATACCTAATACCATTCTCCTTGTGCTTCCGGCATATCTTCTTGCTCTTATATTATCCATTATCCTTGGCCTCATCGCCGGAGCGAATAAAGGAAAATGGGCGGATAAAATCATTGATGGTTTAAGTTCATTTGGAATTGCTATTCCTAGCTTCTGGATGGCGATGATTCTTGTATTTATTTTTGGGTATCAACTTAATATTTTCCCCATCCTTGGTATGCATACGATTGGGAACGAAGATTCCTTTGCAGATTTACTCAGTCACATGGTTCTCCCATGTACCGTCTTAATTCTCTCATTTATGCCGGAATTGGTCCGTTATGTGCGCTCCTCAACCATTGGTCAGTTATCCGAAGACTATGTGATGGTGCAACAGGCATACGGGGCTGCCTCATCATGGATTTTATTCAAGCATGTATTGAGAAATGTGCTGCTTCCGATTATTACGATTGTCGGGATGAGCCTGCCGATGTTAGTAACAGGCGCTGTTGTCACAGAGACTGTTTTTGGCTGGCCGGGAATTGGGACTTATTTTGTCAAAGCGATTCAAGGGTTTGATTATCCTGTCGTTATGGCAATTATGCTCCTATCTTCGACATTGGTTATTATTGGTAATTTGGTATCGGATCTGTTATATAGCATTGTTGACCCAAGAATTAAGGGAATGGGGGAATAG
- a CDS encoding ABC transporter substrate-binding protein: MFRKKVSIFAALLLSMVLVLAGCSSKSSDTASTKNKSEETNKPDTFIYGIDGDPGNAVNVITTGDRFGLMEIKTVYSPLYMYNGKDAIEYFLAESMTPSDDFLTYTAKLRKDVKWHDGQPFTADDVVFTYEQMLKEENGGWARSQLIFNNQPVKVEKVDEYTVKFTLPTVSMGAIEALGNIFIMPKHVYEGETNIANSPKNATPVGTGPYKLKEYKAGESVTFEKNDDYFLGAPNISKVVYRIIMDANTATMALQKGEINALVIQPSDASKFKGNDNITLKEYEEGRIGYLAFNLSSKAVQSKDVRKAIAYGLNRDEINIASYVSTDFSKPAYSFLPKKATYFTDHVEKHKFDTKKAKDQLAKAGASDLKLKLAFIANNPIQQKQAAVIQQNLKAAGVSVELVGMDATALSQKMQSVHTDFDMYLGGYIMGIDPDTFNSLFVTDGEANYMHYSNPKVDELFNQGRVEKDDAKRKAIYEEIQKLIIDDAAFYPLMENKRILAIDSRIKGIEEAGLVPVYTFEDMSKLSY, translated from the coding sequence ATGTTTCGTAAAAAGGTTTCAATTTTCGCAGCACTTTTACTAAGTATGGTTTTAGTACTTGCGGGCTGTTCTTCAAAATCTTCGGACACAGCAAGCACTAAAAATAAATCTGAAGAAACCAATAAACCAGATACATTTATTTACGGTATTGACGGGGATCCAGGAAACGCAGTTAACGTCATTACTACTGGTGATCGTTTCGGTTTAATGGAAATCAAAACGGTCTACTCTCCACTATATATGTATAATGGAAAAGACGCTATCGAGTACTTTTTAGCAGAAAGCATGACACCTTCTGATGATTTCTTAACCTATACAGCTAAATTAAGAAAAGACGTAAAATGGCATGATGGACAGCCATTTACAGCAGATGATGTCGTTTTCACGTATGAGCAAATGTTAAAAGAAGAAAATGGCGGGTGGGCTAGAAGTCAGCTGATATTCAACAATCAGCCAGTCAAAGTGGAAAAAGTGGATGAATATACTGTAAAATTCACACTGCCAACGGTAAGTATGGGAGCAATCGAAGCATTAGGCAATATCTTCATCATGCCGAAGCATGTGTACGAGGGTGAAACCAACATTGCTAACAGTCCAAAAAATGCAACACCGGTTGGTACTGGACCATATAAATTGAAAGAATACAAGGCTGGGGAAAGTGTTACATTTGAAAAAAATGATGACTATTTCCTAGGCGCTCCGAACATTTCAAAGGTTGTCTACCGTATTATTATGGATGCAAATACTGCAACGATGGCTTTACAAAAGGGAGAAATCAATGCACTTGTGATTCAGCCTTCAGATGCCAGCAAATTTAAAGGAAACGATAATATTACATTGAAAGAATATGAAGAAGGACGAATTGGCTATTTAGCCTTTAACCTTAGCTCAAAGGCTGTTCAGTCAAAAGATGTAAGAAAGGCAATTGCTTATGGTTTAAATCGTGATGAAATCAATATTGCCAGCTATGTATCTACCGATTTTTCAAAACCTGCCTATTCTTTCTTACCTAAAAAGGCGACCTACTTTACTGATCATGTAGAAAAACATAAATTTGATACGAAAAAGGCAAAAGATCAATTAGCTAAAGCAGGGGCTTCTGACTTGAAATTAAAACTTGCTTTTATTGCGAATAATCCAATTCAGCAAAAGCAAGCGGCAGTTATTCAGCAAAACTTAAAAGCAGCAGGAGTATCAGTTGAACTAGTTGGAATGGATGCAACTGCGCTAAGCCAAAAAATGCAAAGTGTGCACACAGACTTTGATATGTATCTTGGCGGATACATCATGGGAATTGATCCGGATACCTTTAATTCCTTGTTTGTAACCGATGGAGAAGCCAATTACATGCATTATAGTAATCCAAAAGTGGATGAGTTGTTTAATCAAGGCCGCGTAGAGAAAGACGATGCTAAACGAAAAGCTATATATGAAGAAATTCAAAAATTGATTATCGACGATGCAGCATTCTATCCGTTAATGGAAAATAAGCGAATTCTTGCGATTGATTCAAGAATCAAAGGAATCGAGGAAGCAGGCTTGGTTCCGGTTTATACGTTTGAGGATATGTCGAAGCTTTCTTATTAA
- a CDS encoding FAD-dependent oxidoreductase, with protein MFDVVIIGAGPAGASAALFTAKAGKKTLIIDNDKSVTKRAWIENHYGVLEISGPDLVETGKKQASKFGAEIVQATVANVSKTDNGLKVETDQGEYEANHVIMATGMMADLAEKAGLTTKPGTEPRVKTILDVDAAGKTNIEGIWAAGTIAGVSMHTIVTAGDGAKVAINVISEINGERYVDHDILKA; from the coding sequence ATGTTTGATGTAGTTATCATTGGTGCCGGTCCTGCAGGCGCAAGTGCAGCCCTATTTACAGCAAAGGCTGGAAAGAAAACTTTGATCATTGATAATGATAAAAGCGTTACCAAGCGTGCTTGGATTGAAAATCATTATGGCGTCTTAGAAATCAGCGGGCCAGATCTTGTAGAGACAGGGAAAAAACAGGCTAGTAAATTTGGCGCTGAAATTGTACAAGCTACTGTTGCAAACGTTAGCAAAACGGACAATGGCTTAAAAGTAGAAACCGATCAAGGTGAATATGAAGCAAATCATGTCATTATGGCAACAGGGATGATGGCCGATCTAGCTGAAAAAGCCGGTCTAACTACTAAGCCTGGCACCGAACCAAGAGTTAAAACCATTCTAGATGTGGATGCAGCAGGAAAAACAAATATAGAAGGAATTTGGGCAGCTGGAACTATCGCGGGAGTAAGCATGCATACCATAGTTACTGCTGGCGACGGCGCGAAGGTAGCCATCAATGTAATCAGTGAAATCAACGGTGAGCGCTACGTTGACCATGATATTTTAAAAGCGTAA
- a CDS encoding MDR family MFS transporter gives MIKKDNNLKLVVTGILLAILMSAMDNTIVATAMGTIVSDLGGFDKFIWVTSAYMVAVMAGMPIFGKLSDMYGRKRFFIFGLVVFLAGSALCGIAQTIIQLSIFRAIQGIGGGALMPIAFTIVFDIFPPEKRGKMTGLLGAVFGASSVLGPLLGAYITDYISWHWIFYVNVPIGIISLILIIRFYHESLSHSKQKIDWVGAFTLVISVVSLMFALELGGKEYAWSSAQILALFASFIIFIIAFFIAEIKAAEPILPLWLFKKRLFATSQILAFLYGGTFIILTVFIPIFVQGVYGGTAKNAGLILTPMMLGSVAGSSVGGIFLTKTSYRNLMLISIVSYCLGMFFLGGMTVDTARWQLTLYMILVGFGVGFSFSLLPTASIHNLEPQYRGTANSTNSFLRSFGMTLGVTIFGTIQGNVFQDKLKAAFSGMQGAGNFKMGDPREIFQASERAKIPDFILSKIVHAMSDSITHAFMLALIPIVLAAVTIFFMGNARVVVNKKESAKN, from the coding sequence ATGATTAAAAAAGACAATAATCTTAAGCTTGTTGTTACAGGTATCTTGCTTGCCATTTTAATGTCGGCCATGGATAATACGATTGTCGCGACGGCAATGGGAACCATCGTTTCCGACCTGGGCGGCTTTGACAAATTTATTTGGGTAACTTCAGCTTATATGGTTGCCGTTATGGCCGGTATGCCGATATTCGGTAAACTTTCCGATATGTATGGCCGGAAACGCTTCTTTATTTTCGGATTAGTCGTATTCCTCGCTGGCTCGGCCCTATGCGGAATTGCCCAAACCATTATTCAATTAAGTATCTTCCGTGCCATTCAGGGAATTGGCGGCGGTGCGCTCATGCCGATTGCCTTTACCATCGTATTTGATATTTTTCCGCCTGAAAAACGCGGAAAAATGACGGGCTTACTCGGAGCGGTATTCGGAGCATCAAGTGTATTAGGACCGTTACTAGGCGCCTACATTACAGACTACATTAGCTGGCATTGGATTTTCTATGTAAATGTTCCGATTGGAATCATTTCGCTTATCTTAATTATTCGTTTTTATCATGAATCATTAAGCCATTCCAAGCAGAAAATTGATTGGGTCGGTGCCTTTACGCTTGTTATTTCTGTTGTTAGTTTAATGTTTGCCCTCGAACTCGGCGGTAAAGAATATGCCTGGAGTTCCGCGCAAATTCTTGCTTTGTTTGCAAGCTTCATAATCTTTATTATTGCCTTTTTCATTGCCGAAATAAAGGCTGCCGAACCGATTTTGCCGCTTTGGCTATTTAAGAAAAGACTGTTTGCGACCTCACAAATCCTGGCCTTCCTTTACGGCGGCACCTTTATTATATTAACCGTATTTATCCCGATTTTCGTCCAAGGAGTTTATGGTGGAACAGCTAAAAATGCCGGATTGATTTTGACTCCGATGATGTTAGGATCTGTGGCAGGAAGTTCCGTTGGCGGAATCTTTTTGACCAAGACTTCATATCGCAACCTGATGTTAATTTCGATTGTTTCCTATTGTTTAGGGATGTTTTTCCTTGGCGGCATGACCGTTGACACGGCCCGCTGGCAATTGACGCTTTATATGATTCTTGTCGGCTTCGGGGTAGGCTTTTCATTTTCTTTATTGCCGACTGCATCGATTCATAATTTGGAGCCGCAATACCGGGGAACAGCTAACTCGACCAACTCTTTCCTACGTTCGTTTGGGATGACACTTGGAGTAACGATTTTCGGTACCATCCAGGGCAATGTTTTTCAGGATAAATTAAAGGCGGCATTTTCAGGCATGCAGGGTGCAGGTAATTTTAAGATGGGCGATCCACGCGAGATATTTCAAGCAAGCGAGCGTGCGAAGATTCCGGATTTTATTTTATCAAAAATTGTTCATGCAATGTCCGATTCCATTACCCATGCCTTTATGCTTGCATTGATTCCGATCGTTCTTGCTGCGGTAACAATCTTCTTTATGGGTAATGCCCGGGTTGTCGTTAATAAAAAAGAGTCTGCTAAAAACTAA
- a CDS encoding nuclease-related domain-containing protein, translating into MLVKERTKPLILLILEALLRRIPVSHKKYQSILEEVKRRQAGYLGEQSMDYYYRELPDQKYKILHDLNLPDGDYNCQIDTLLVTQEFALAIDVKNIAGKLIFDTENEQFIQINNGIEKGYPYPIAQAERHQKYIQKLFAKHHFPAVPVEYLVVISNGYTSYVVTGKNAYKVKSKVCKADVFLNKIKLLETQYSKPLLSTKELRKFCRLLLKMNTLPTNYVLQKYGIQKSDLSTGVHCPTSPDHSLIRKKQNWYCPICNTFSKDAHIEALKDYFLLIDTTITNKQFREFAHLQSSDTAKRILQSCNLQYIGKNRFRCYTPKSFPW; encoded by the coding sequence TTGCTTGTAAAAGAAAGGACAAAACCGTTAATACTATTGATTTTAGAGGCTTTACTCCGACGAATTCCAGTAAGTCATAAAAAATACCAATCAATATTGGAAGAAGTTAAGAGAAGACAGGCTGGATACTTAGGAGAGCAATCAATGGATTACTACTATCGCGAACTCCCAGATCAGAAATACAAGATCCTCCACGATTTAAACCTTCCTGATGGTGACTATAACTGTCAAATCGATACCCTGCTTGTAACTCAGGAATTTGCCTTAGCAATTGATGTTAAAAATATAGCCGGTAAGCTAATATTTGATACTGAAAATGAACAGTTTATTCAAATCAATAATGGAATTGAAAAAGGATATCCCTATCCAATTGCTCAAGCAGAAAGGCATCAAAAGTACATACAGAAACTTTTTGCTAAACATCATTTCCCTGCAGTGCCGGTTGAATATTTAGTCGTTATTAGTAATGGATATACGTCATACGTTGTTACTGGGAAAAACGCCTACAAAGTGAAATCAAAGGTTTGTAAAGCCGACGTCTTCTTAAATAAAATTAAGCTTTTAGAAACACAATATTCGAAACCGCTTTTATCCACAAAAGAGCTCCGAAAGTTTTGCCGTCTCCTCTTAAAAATGAATACCTTACCAACAAATTACGTATTGCAAAAGTACGGAATTCAGAAGTCGGATTTATCAACCGGGGTCCATTGCCCGACATCCCCAGACCATTCCCTTATTCGAAAGAAACAAAATTGGTACTGCCCTATTTGTAATACTTTTTCAAAAGATGCGCATATAGAAGCCCTTAAGGATTATTTTTTGCTGATTGATACCACCATAACTAATAAGCAGTTTCGGGAATTTGCTCACTTACAATCAAGTGATACAGCAAAAAGAATATTGCAATCTTGTAACCTTCAATACATTGGGAAGAACAGATTCCGATGCTATACTCCTAAGAGCTTCCCCTGGTGA
- a CDS encoding cytosolic protein, whose protein sequence is MKSFVVGFHQEDRIDSMQIQKLNQEEFDKATEGGTRHLFELDTNIGFFVFFDGADVDGDISYMVLQYEEDNEEPVACYSFQLKDFYEFMALFLNDLEFSEETDEEDEDYGPIHHLAHLLFHIVEEGKDLEV, encoded by the coding sequence ATGAAATCATTTGTAGTAGGTTTCCATCAAGAGGATCGTATCGATAGCATGCAGATTCAAAAACTCAATCAGGAGGAGTTCGATAAAGCAACCGAAGGCGGAACGAGACATTTATTTGAACTCGACACAAATATTGGCTTTTTTGTTTTTTTCGATGGGGCAGATGTCGATGGTGACATCTCCTACATGGTGTTGCAATATGAAGAAGACAATGAAGAACCAGTTGCCTGTTACTCCTTCCAGCTGAAGGACTTTTACGAATTCATGGCCCTTTTCTTAAATGACCTGGAATTCAGCGAGGAAACAGATGAAGAGGACGAGGATTACGGCCCAATCCATCATTTAGCACACCTCTTGTTCCATATTGTAGAAGAAGGAAAAGACCTGGAGGTTTGA
- a CDS encoding helix-turn-helix domain-containing protein, giving the protein MEFGALIKFYRTQRGMTQTELAKGICSVPHLSKIENNSKEANEETVSLLLKRLEISLEQMEEKEDLIQVLIGQLGEKINYYLKDTIDEVYLKLQEHEHIIPFSKYIHTYELYKYRYLLFKGSLKEAEIQRDLLFKQKKNFSQHEEYLFRYYNAVFLIMKGHFKAAEELLDALYSEPSHDMPSADFFYHRAIVKSALEQSGHAIHFGKMALQLFMSEQNFYRILHTLMLLGINYTHSNIYEEAEECFRHLIRNADLLKEDRLLPQIYHNMGYLQNKKKNAKEALIFYEKSLALQPKNNPHYLVTLYSIGEIQYALQATDKARESFQVVCLCAKELGVKKYRLLADFYLLHMVSPGKAFKYLESKVIPFLEETNEHLNDLTRFYKMLSDYYTQQEKYSEAVYYLNKIT; this is encoded by the coding sequence ATGGAATTCGGAGCCTTGATCAAATTCTATCGGACACAAAGAGGAATGACACAGACGGAGCTTGCAAAAGGCATTTGCTCTGTCCCGCATTTAAGTAAAATAGAAAATAACTCGAAGGAAGCAAACGAGGAAACGGTATCGCTTTTACTAAAAAGACTAGAAATTAGCTTGGAGCAGATGGAGGAGAAAGAAGACTTAATTCAGGTCTTAATTGGTCAGCTTGGAGAAAAGATCAATTACTATTTAAAGGACACGATTGATGAAGTTTATCTGAAGCTTCAAGAACATGAACATATTATACCATTCTCTAAATATATCCATACGTATGAACTATATAAATACCGCTACCTATTATTTAAAGGTAGTTTAAAAGAAGCAGAGATTCAGAGGGACCTGCTATTTAAACAAAAGAAAAATTTTTCCCAACATGAAGAGTATTTATTTCGATACTATAATGCTGTATTTTTAATTATGAAGGGACATTTTAAAGCAGCAGAAGAATTGCTCGATGCTTTATATAGTGAACCAAGTCATGATATGCCAAGTGCAGACTTTTTTTACCACCGGGCAATTGTAAAAAGCGCACTGGAGCAATCAGGGCATGCGATTCACTTTGGCAAGATGGCCCTGCAGCTGTTTATGAGCGAACAAAATTTTTATCGAATTCTTCATACATTAATGCTGCTAGGGATTAACTACACCCACTCAAATATTTATGAAGAAGCGGAAGAATGCTTCAGGCATTTGATTCGGAATGCAGATCTACTTAAAGAGGATAGACTGCTGCCGCAAATTTATCATAATATGGGCTACTTACAAAATAAAAAGAAAAATGCAAAAGAGGCTTTGATCTTTTACGAAAAAAGCCTGGCACTTCAGCCCAAAAATAATCCGCATTATCTTGTCACTCTTTATTCGATTGGAGAAATTCAATATGCCCTCCAAGCAACGGATAAAGCGAGGGAGTCCTTCCAAGTAGTTTGTTTATGTGCGAAGGAGCTTGGCGTTAAAAAATATCGATTGCTGGCAGATTTTTATTTATTGCATATGGTATCCCCCGGAAAGGCGTTCAAATATTTAGAATCAAAAGTAATTCCTTTTCTGGAAGAAACGAATGAACACCTTAATGACCTCACCCGTTTTTACAAAATGCTTTCAGATTACTATACGCAGCAGGAAAAATACTCTGAAGCAGTTTATTATTTAAATAAAATAACGTAA
- a CDS encoding magnesium transporter CorA family protein — translation MLEIYKSTETRVLEKVDVISKGCWINMYAPTPEEINKVSTDVQVDVDIIKDALDDEERPRIERDDGRVYIIVDFPYIVHDETGFAIYETIPIGIILTEDCIITVSLKDTPILEDFKLNRVKEFFTFKKTRFALQILFVISSYYLRYLKQINKKTNEIERVVQQSLKNKELYAFLALEKSLVYFTTSLKSNKVVLDKILRFNYLKMYEEDKDLLEDVIIEKTQAIEMAETYRSILNGMMNAFASIISNNLNIVMKFLTSITIILSFPTMVFSLFGMNVELPFENNPHGFIFTLIICGILSTLAAIIFWKKKYF, via the coding sequence ATGTTAGAAATTTATAAAAGCACTGAAACAAGAGTGTTAGAAAAGGTTGATGTGATTTCAAAAGGCTGCTGGATCAATATGTACGCTCCAACGCCAGAAGAAATCAATAAAGTGTCGACAGATGTCCAAGTCGATGTAGATATTATTAAAGATGCGCTGGATGATGAAGAACGTCCAAGGATTGAACGGGATGACGGCAGGGTCTATATTATCGTCGACTTTCCGTATATTGTCCATGATGAAACGGGCTTTGCGATCTATGAAACCATTCCAATTGGGATTATTCTAACGGAAGATTGCATCATTACCGTTTCCTTAAAGGATACACCGATATTAGAGGATTTTAAGCTGAACAGGGTGAAAGAGTTCTTTACCTTTAAAAAGACGCGATTTGCGCTGCAAATTCTGTTTGTTATTTCTTCGTATTATCTTCGTTACTTAAAACAAATTAACAAGAAAACAAATGAAATTGAACGTGTCGTTCAGCAGTCATTGAAAAATAAAGAATTATATGCGTTTCTTGCCTTAGAGAAATCTTTGGTTTACTTTACAACTTCCCTAAAATCAAATAAAGTAGTTCTCGATAAAATTCTCCGCTTTAATTATTTAAAAATGTATGAAGAAGACAAAGACTTATTAGAAGATGTCATTATTGAAAAAACACAGGCTATTGAGATGGCTGAAACCTATCGTTCCATTTTGAATGGAATGATGAATGCCTTTGCCTCAATCATTTCAAATAACCTAAACATTGTGATGAAGTTTTTAACTTCGATTACGATTATTTTATCTTTCCCAACGATGGTGTTCAGCCTATTTGGAATGAACGTGGAATTACCTTTTGAAAATAATCCGCACGGGTTTATTTTTACTCTAATCATTTGCGGCATCTTATCTACATTAGCAGCGATTATTTTTTGGAAAAAGAAATATTTCTAG
- a CDS encoding cation diffusion facilitator family transporter, with the protein MEMREELAKKIAWISVISNIILTLGKVIIGWYGHSDAVFADGIHSAADVFASVIVLLVIKIANKPADQEHPYGHGKAEVIVSEIIGILLLLVAIYVAYEGVSGFFHEVESPSFLAMWVALISFVTKIILYRSSLKVAKENQSKAIEAIAYDHKADIVASIAAAIGVLLSIVGERFDIHFLLYGDKAASIFVAYLIFKIAKEMLTEAFDILLERNINTETLSEYISVVREFQDVKRIDRIRAREHGHYVLVDLRISIDHFKTIKQGHDLAKLIKRELMDQNDNIREVLIHLNPYFPDDINNS; encoded by the coding sequence ATGGAAATGAGAGAAGAGCTAGCTAAAAAGATAGCCTGGATTAGCGTAATCAGTAACATTATTCTAACGTTAGGAAAAGTAATTATTGGCTGGTATGGGCATAGTGATGCGGTCTTCGCGGATGGGATTCATTCTGCCGCCGATGTTTTCGCCTCCGTAATTGTTTTGTTAGTGATAAAAATTGCCAACAAGCCGGCAGATCAGGAACATCCATATGGGCATGGAAAAGCAGAGGTCATCGTTTCAGAAATTATTGGCATTCTGCTCTTGCTTGTTGCGATTTATGTTGCCTATGAAGGGGTTAGCGGTTTTTTCCATGAAGTGGAATCGCCCAGTTTCCTAGCCATGTGGGTTGCGCTGATTTCGTTTGTTACCAAGATTATTTTATACCGAAGTTCCCTGAAGGTGGCCAAAGAGAATCAAAGTAAGGCGATTGAAGCGATTGCTTATGATCATAAGGCAGATATTGTTGCATCCATTGCGGCTGCGATTGGGGTCCTTTTATCAATTGTTGGTGAAAGGTTTGATATCCATTTCCTGCTTTATGGGGATAAGGCCGCAAGTATCTTTGTCGCCTATTTAATTTTTAAAATTGCAAAGGAAATGTTGACAGAGGCATTTGATATCTTACTTGAGCGTAATATTAATACAGAGACTTTGTCGGAATACATTTCCGTTGTGCGGGAGTTCCAAGATGTAAAGCGGATTGACCGCATCCGGGCAAGAGAACATGGTCATTATGTATTAGTTGATTTGCGCATCTCCATTGATCATTTTAAAACGATCAAGCAGGGGCATGATCTGGCAAAATTGATCAAACGCGAACTAATGGATCAAAATGATAATATCCGTGAGGTATTAATTCATTTAAATCCCTATTTCCCTGATGACATAAATAATTCCTGA
- a CDS encoding YozQ family protein translates to MDNKRANPKKELAGSFYHPSYYQEKDTLSSGLADTHEQVSDSYMEGGMNTDGSAQGINHEEV, encoded by the coding sequence ATGGACAATAAACGCGCTAATCCAAAAAAGGAACTGGCCGGAAGTTTTTATCATCCAAGTTATTATCAAGAAAAGGACACCCTATCCTCAGGACTTGCTGACACACATGAGCAAGTGAGTGATTCGTACATGGAAGGCGGCATGAATACGGATGGTTCCGCTCAAGGAATAAACCACGAAGAAGTATAA